A DNA window from Engraulis encrasicolus isolate BLACKSEA-1 chromosome 3, IST_EnEncr_1.0, whole genome shotgun sequence contains the following coding sequences:
- the elac1 gene encoding zinc phosphodiesterase ELAC protein 1, protein MSMDLTFLGTGSAYPSPHRGASALVLRTEGECWLFDCGEGTQIQLMKSQLKAGKITKIFISHLHGDHLFGLPGLLCTVSLNCSPTQPPPCVDVYGPVGLRHFLRVALELSGSQLLFPYAVHELEPTADQCPPEGVLSPKVTQSSDSLHPQERPGRTICLDPESECYSLFEEKQFAVKAFRLCHRIPSFGFCVQEHDRPGRLNSQLLRELGVRPGPLYGQLKNGETITLENGRVVKPSEALEPDIPGRKVCILGDCSSLLGEGGQRACRGADVLVHEATLSDGHRERAVEHGHSTPSMAAAVARSWGVGRLVLYHFSQRYRPASLQKETQEEDDVLELQRQAEDALTGTGTDVVLAEDFLTMTIPLKRPQHGPGSGENVC, encoded by the exons ATGTCTATGGACTTAACATTTCTCGGTACGGGATCAGCGTATCCTTCCCCACACCGCGGTGCCTCAGCTCTGGTTCTTCGTACCGAAGGAGAATGTTGGTTGTTCGACTGTGGAGAGGGCACACAAATCCAACTAATGAAGAGTCAACTGAAGGCTG GTAAAATCACCAAAATATTCATCTCTCACTTACATGGAGATCACCTATTTGGCCTGCCGGGGTTACTCTGTACCGTAAGCCTCAACTGCAGTCCAACGCAACCCCCACCCTGCGTGGATGTGTATGGCCCTGTGGGCCTCAGGCATTTTTTACGAGTTGCCCTGGAGCTGTCAGGCTCCCAGCTCCTGTTTCCCTACGCCGTCCACGAGCTGGAGCCCACGGCTGACCAGTGCCCCCCGGAGGGCGTGTTGAGTCCCAAAGTGACCCAGAGCAGTGACAGCCTCCATCCTCAAGAGCGACCGGGCCGCACCATCTGTCTGGATCCGGAGAGCGAATGCTACTCGCTTTTTGAGGAGAAGCAGTTCGCAGTGAAGGCTTTCAGGCTCTGTCACCGGATTCCGTCCTTTGGGTTCTGCGTGCAGGAGCATGACCGTCCTGGACGTCTGAACAGCCAGTTACTGAGAGAACTAG gagtgAGGCCAGGACCGTTATACGGGCAGCTCAAAAACGGCGAGACCATAACACTGGAAAACGGACGCGTAGTCAAACCAAGCGAAGCTTTAGAACCAGACATCCCTGGCAGGAAGGTGTGCATCCTCGGCGACTGCAGCTCGCTGCTcggagagggagggcagagggCGTGTCGAGGAGCGGACGTCCTGGTCCACGAGGCCACGTTGTCCGACGGGCACCGAGAGCGGGCGGTGGAGCACGGGCACAGCACGCCAAGCATGGCCGCTGCGGTGGCGCGCTCCTGGGGAGTGGGCCGCCTGGTGCTGTACCACTTCAGCCAGAGGTACAGGCCTGCCAGCCTGCAGAAGGAGACGCAGGAGGAGGACGATGTGCTGGAACTCCAGCGGCAGGCAGAGGACGCGCTGACGGGCACCGGCACTGACGTGGTGCTGGCAGAGGACTTCCTTACCATGACTATACCCCTCAAAAGACCTCAACACGGACCTGGGAGTGGGGAAAATGTCTGTTAA
- the me2 gene encoding NAD-dependent malic enzyme, mitochondrial: MLSRLRSTVRPCVTAYRWVHTKEKGKPLMLNPRTNKGMAFTLEERQILGIQGLLPPKVETQDVQAMRFQKNLKKMTDPLEKYIYLMGIQERNERLFYRVLMEDIEALMPIVYTPTVGLACTQYGHIFRRPKGLFISIMDRGHVRSILDNWPETSVAAVVVTDGERILGLGDLGVYGMGIPVGKLCLYTACGGIRPEKCLPVVIDVGTDNESLLKDPMYMGLYQKRDRSQLYDDLIDEFMEAIVDKYGQGTLIQFEDFGNHNAFRFLKKYREKYCTFNDDIQGTASVALAGLLAAQRAIGKPITEHRVLFLGAGEAATGIANLITMAMMEAGNSQAEARKKIWMFDKHGLLVQGRPQGTDSNQEAFVHPSPGEVKSFLDAVNTIKPTAIIGVAGAGRLFTHDVIKAMGALNERPIIFALSNPTTKAECSAEDAYTLTEGRCLFASGSPFDPVTLPNGRVLTPGQGNNAYIFPGVALAVILSGVRHISDTVFLEAAKTLAEQVTDADVSEGRLYPPLSNIREVSVTMAVKVVEYVYAKGMAFRYPEPLDKNKFVRSTMWTTDYDCFLPETYDWPGVTFTPLKD; encoded by the exons atgctGTCCCGACTCAGATCCACCGTGCGGCCTTGCGTCACCGCCTACCGATGGGTCCACACCAAGGAGAAGGGCAAGCCCCTCATGCTCAACCCCCGCACAAACAAG GGCATGGCCTTCACCCTGGAGGAGCGTCAGATCCTGGGCATCCAGGGCCTGCTGCCCCCTAAGGTCGAGACCCAGGACGTGCAGGCCATGCGCTTCCAGAAGAACCTCAAGAAGATGACCGACCCACTCGAGAA gtacaTCTACCTGATGGGCATTCAGGAGCGTAATGAGCGCCTGTTCTACCGCGTGCTGATGGAGGACATTGAGGCCCTCATGCCCATCGTCTACACCCCCACCGTGGGCCTCGCCTGCACACAGTACGGACATATCTTCAGGAGACCAAA AGGTCTCTTCATATCCATCATGGACAGAGGACATGTGCGCTCCATCCTGGATAACTGGCCTGAGACCAGCGTAGCG GCGGTGGTGGTGACGGATGGGGAGCGTATCCTGGGGCTGGGGGACCTGGGGGTGTACGGCATGGGCATCCCCGTGGGGAAGCTCTGCCTCTACACCGCGTGCGGAGGCATCCGGCCGGAGAAATGCCTGCCCGTCGTCATCGACGTGGGCACCGATAATGAG AGTCTGCTGAAGGACCCCATGTACATGGGCCTGTACCAGAAGCGCGACCGCTCCCAGCTGTACGACGACCTCATCGATGAGTTCATGGAGGCCATCGTGGACAAGTATGGCCAGGGCACGCTCATTCAGTTTGAGGATTTCGGCAACCACAACGCATTCCGCTTCCTCAAGAAGTACAGAGAGAAGTACTGCACCTTCAACGACGATATTCAAG GCACTGCGTCAGTAGCACTGGCTGGGCTGTTGGCTGCCCAGAGGGCCATTGGGAAACCCATCACCGAACACAGAGTGCTGTTCCTGGGAGCCGGAGAG GCCGCTACGGGCATCGCTAACCTGATCACCATGGCGATGATGGAAGCAGGCAATTCTCAGGCCGAGGCCAGGAAGAAGATCTGGATGTTTGACAAACATGGCCTCCTGGTGCAG GGTAGACCCCAGGGCACAGACAGCAACCAGGAAGCGTTTGTTCACCCCAGCCCTGGAGAGGTCAAGAGCTTCCTGGATGCCGTCAACACCATCAAACCCACAGCCATCATTG GTGTGGCAGGAGCAGGACGACTTTTCACACATGATGTCATCAAAGCGATGGGTGCTCTGAATGAAAGGCCAATCATCTTCGCCCTGAGTAATCCCACCACCAAAGCAGAGTGCTCAGCTGAGGATGCTTACACGCTtacagag GGAAGATGTCTGTTTGCCAGCGGGAGCCCCTTCGACCCAGTGACTCTACCCAACGGCCGTGTGCTGACCCCTGGCCAAGGGAACAACGCTTACATCTTCCCAG gagtgGCATTGGCCGTGATCCTCAGTGGAGTTAGGCACATCAGTGACACAGTCTTCCTGGAGGCAGCTAAG ACTCTGGCGGAGCAGGTGACAGATGCGGATGTGAGCGAGGGCAGGCTCTACCCGCCGCTCTCCAACATTCGAGAGGTGTCCGTAACCATGGCCGTCAAG gtGGTGGAGTATGTGTATGCAAAGGGCATGGCTTTCCGCTACCCGGAGCCTCTGGACAAGAACAAGTTTGTACGCTCGACCATGTGGACCACCGACTACGACTGCTTCCTGCCGGAGACGTACGACTGGCCTGGGGTCACTTTCACCCCCCTGAAGGACTAG